The Danio rerio strain Tuebingen ecotype United States chromosome 1, GRCz12tu, whole genome shotgun sequence genome includes a region encoding these proteins:
- the pou2f1a gene encoding POU domain, class 2, transcription factor 1a isoform X2, which translates to MDTDSSGCPADLSKNTMESAAQAQTNGVDAQKPSAGAASGAVGGVQALLPQLNLTPAQLLQTQLLAAVQQSAGQQSSTTGASISASAATPITLSQPIQIASPQGLNLPQFVLVQPGHSISTQIQPQFILSPSAQGPTGLLQPQSLLTSLPQSQTTQTSIALTTQAATPTRKIASMPAPAAPTSKRVDGVCVEEAGDLEELEQFAKNFKQRRIKLGFTQGDVGLAMGKLYGNDFSQTTISRFEALNLSFKNMCKLKPLLEKWLTDAENMSSDCVVSSASEMSPGLSESLNRRRKKRTSIETSIRIALERSFLEQSQKPSSEEITLIADQLSMEKEVVRVWFCNRRQKEKRINPPSSSAASPASAIKTIYSTQTAAVSSGSNTLTVNPVVPLSSSGLSNLTLSGGALGHVTSNTPSVISMAPAIATPAPAVTSQTPSSSASAGKQEIRAATSSAATLTQGAGPLLVTGAGLGGANLTTFATGLNPTIITPSQLAQGGALLSLAPALGNTLSPALMNNNALATIQALASGGAFPLTSIDGNTSLLFANTSAANSTPSLVTTPFFLNPSGLSLLPANFLSAGGAGGGALNLHLTSDVQQNLVATTTKGVALASKAQ; encoded by the exons ATGGACACAG ATTCCAGCGGCTGTCCTGCAGATCTGAGTAAAAACACTATGGAGAGCGCAGCGCAAG CTCAGACTAACGGTGTGGACGCACAGAAACCCAGTGCAGGTGCAGCATCAGGTGCGGTCGGAGGTGTGCAGGCGCTGCTCCCACAG ctgaaCTTGACTCCAGCGCAGCTGTTGCAGACGCAGCTCCTGGCCGCGGTGCAGCAGTCGGCAGGCCAGCAGAGCAGCACCACTGGAGCCAGTATCTCCGCCTCCGCAGCCACGCCCATCACCCTGTCACAGCCCATTCAGATCGCCTCT ccGCAGGGTCTGAATCTGCCGCAGTTTGTGTTGGTGCAGCCGGGTCACTCCATCAGTACGCAGATTCAGCCGCAGTTCATCCTGTCTCCGTCTGCTCAGGGTCCGACCG GTCTGCTGCAGCCGCAGAGTCTGCTGACGTCTCTACCTCAAAGCCAGACTACACAGACCAGCATCGCCCTCACTACAcag gcaGCCACCCCGACCCGGAAGATCGCCTCCATGCCAGCTCCTGCAGCTCCGACATCGAAGCGTGTGGATGGAGTGTGTGTGGAGGAGGCCGGAGACCTGGAGGAGCTCGAGCAGTTCGCCAAAAACTTCAAGCAGAGACGCATCAAACTGGGCTtcacacag ggtgaCGTGGGCCTGGCGATGGGCAAACTCTACGGGAATGACTTCAGTCAGACCACCATCTCCAGGTTCGAGGCTTTGAATCTGAGCTTCAAGAACATGTGCAAGCTGAAGCCGCTGCTGGAGAAATGGCTGACCGACGCAG aGAACATGTCTTCAGACTGTGTGGTGTCCAGCGCCAGTGAGATGTCTCCAGGTCTCAGTGAGAGTCTGAACCGGCGGAGGAAGAAGAGAACCAGCATCGAGACCAGCATCAGAATCGCTTTAGAGAGGAGCTTTCtggag CAGAGCCAGAAGCCGTCCTCGGAGGAGATCACACTGATTGCGGATCAGCTCAGCATGGAGAAGGAGGTGGTGCGTGTGTGGTTCTGCAACCGCCGGCAGAAGGAGAAGCGGATCAATCCACCCAGCAGCAGCGCAGCGTCTCCTGCATCCGCCATCAAGACCATCTACAGCACACAGACTGCAGCG gtgtccAGCGGCTCGAACACACTGACGGTGAATCCTGTGGTTCCTCTGAGCTCCAGCGGCCTCTCGAACCTCACGCTCAGCg GGGGTGCTCTGGGTCATGTGACCTCCAACACGCCCTCAGTCATCTCCATGGCGCCCGCCATCGCCACGCCTGCACCTGCTGTGACCTCGCAGACCCCGAGCTCCTCCGCCTCCGCTGGTAAACAGGAAATACGCGCTGCCACTTCCTCTGCTGCCACACTCACACAGGGGGCGGGGCCGTTGCTGGTGACGGGCGCAGGACTGGGTGGAGCCAATCTGACTACATTCGCTACGGGTTTGAACCCCACCATCATCACACCGTCACAGCTGGCAcaagg ggGGGCGCTGCTGAGCCTGGCTCCTGCTCTGGGAAACACACTGAGTCCTGCGCTGATGAACAATAACGCTCTGGCCACTATTCAGG ctcTTGCGTCAGGCGGTGCTTTCCCCCTGACGTCTATTGATGGGAACACCAGCCTGCTCTTCGCCAACACCAGCGCAGCAAACTCCACCCCCAGCCTGGTGACCACGCCCTTTTTCCTTAATCCATCCGGCCTTTCTTTGCTGCCGGCCAATTTCCTGTCAGCAGGCGGGGCTGGAGGCGGAGCTCTCAACCTGCACCTGACCAGTGATGTGCAGCAGAATCTTGTTGCCACAACGACTAAGGGCGTGGCCCTGGCCTCGAAGGCTCAGTGA
- the pou2f1a gene encoding POU domain, class 2, transcription factor 1a isoform 2 (isoform 2 is encoded by transcript variant 2; The RefSeq protein has 3 substitutions compared to this genomic sequence), translating to MADRGSTTQDERSTADSSGCPADLSKNTMESAAQAQTNGVDAQKPSPGAASGAVGGVQALLPQLNLTPTQLLQTQLLAAVQQSAGQQSSTTGASISASAATPITLTSLPQSQTTQTSIALTTQAATPTRKIASMPAPAAPTPKRVDGVCVEEAGDLEELEQFAKNFKQRRIKLGFTQGDVGLAMGKLYGNDFSQTTISRFEALNLSFKNMCKLKPLLEKWLTDAENMSSDCVVSSASEMSPGLSESLNRRRKKRTSIETSIRIALERSFLEQSQKPSSEEITLIADQLSMEKEVVRVWFCNRRQKEKRINPPPAW from the exons ATTCCAGCGGCTGTCCTGCAGATCTGAGTAAAAACACTATGGAGAGCGCAGCGCAAG CTCAGACTAACGGTGTGGACGCACAGAAACCCAGTGCAGGTGCAGCATCAGGTGCGGTCGGAGGTGTGCAGGCGCTGCTCCCACAG ctgaaCTTGACTCCAGCGCAGCTGTTGCAGACGCAGCTCCTGGCCGCGGTGCAGCAGTCGGCAGGCCAGCAGAGCAGCACCACTGGAGCCAGTATCTCCGCCTCCGCAGCCACGCCCATCACC CTGACGTCTCTACCTCAAAGCCAGACTACACAGACCAGCATCGCCCTCACTACAcag gcaGCCACCCCGACCCGGAAGATCGCCTCCATGCCAGCTCCTGCAGCTCCGACATCGAAGCGTGTGGATGGAGTGTGTGTGGAGGAGGCCGGAGACCTGGAGGAGCTCGAGCAGTTCGCCAAAAACTTCAAGCAGAGACGCATCAAACTGGGCTtcacacag ggtgaCGTGGGCCTGGCGATGGGCAAACTCTACGGGAATGACTTCAGTCAGACCACCATCTCCAGGTTCGAGGCTTTGAATCTGAGCTTCAAGAACATGTGCAAGCTGAAGCCGCTGCTGGAGAAATGGCTGACCGACGCAG aGAACATGTCTTCAGACTGTGTGGTGTCCAGCGCCAGTGAGATGTCTCCAGGTCTCAGTGAGAGTCTGAACCGGCGGAGGAAGAAGAGAACCAGCATCGAGACCAGCATCAGAATCGCTTTAGAGAGGAGCTTTCtggag CAGAGCCAGAAGCCGTCCTCGGAGGAGATCACACTGATTGCGGATCAGCTCAGCATGGAGAAGGAGGTGGTGCGTGTGTGGTTCTGCAACCGCCGGCAGAAGGAGAAGCGGATCAA TCCACCCCCAGCCTGGTGA
- the pou2f1a gene encoding POU domain, class 2, transcription factor 1a isoform X1, whose product MADRGSTTQDERSTADSSGCPADLSKNTMESAAQAQTNGVDAQKPSAGAASGAVGGVQALLPQLNLTPAQLLQTQLLAAVQQSAGQQSSTTGASISASAATPITLSQPIQIASPQGLNLPQFVLVQPGHSISTQIQPQFILSPSAQGPTGLLQPQSLLTSLPQSQTTQTSIALTTQAATPTRKIASMPAPAAPTSKRVDGVCVEEAGDLEELEQFAKNFKQRRIKLGFTQGDVGLAMGKLYGNDFSQTTISRFEALNLSFKNMCKLKPLLEKWLTDAENMSSDCVVSSASEMSPGLSESLNRRRKKRTSIETSIRIALERSFLEQSQKPSSEEITLIADQLSMEKEVVRVWFCNRRQKEKRINPPSSSAASPASAIKTIYSTQTAAVSSGSNTLTVNPVVPLSSSGLSNLTLSGGALGHVTSNTPSVISMAPAIATPAPAVTSQTPSSSASAGKQEIRAATSSAATLTQGAGPLLVTGAGLGGANLTTFATGLNPTIITPSQLAQGGALLSLAPALGNTLSPALMNNNALATIQALASGGAFPLTSIDGNTSLLFANTSAANSTPSLVTTPFFLNPSGLSLLPANFLSAGGAGGGALNLHLTSDVQQNLVATTTKGVALASKAQ is encoded by the exons ATTCCAGCGGCTGTCCTGCAGATCTGAGTAAAAACACTATGGAGAGCGCAGCGCAAG CTCAGACTAACGGTGTGGACGCACAGAAACCCAGTGCAGGTGCAGCATCAGGTGCGGTCGGAGGTGTGCAGGCGCTGCTCCCACAG ctgaaCTTGACTCCAGCGCAGCTGTTGCAGACGCAGCTCCTGGCCGCGGTGCAGCAGTCGGCAGGCCAGCAGAGCAGCACCACTGGAGCCAGTATCTCCGCCTCCGCAGCCACGCCCATCACCCTGTCACAGCCCATTCAGATCGCCTCT ccGCAGGGTCTGAATCTGCCGCAGTTTGTGTTGGTGCAGCCGGGTCACTCCATCAGTACGCAGATTCAGCCGCAGTTCATCCTGTCTCCGTCTGCTCAGGGTCCGACCG GTCTGCTGCAGCCGCAGAGTCTGCTGACGTCTCTACCTCAAAGCCAGACTACACAGACCAGCATCGCCCTCACTACAcag gcaGCCACCCCGACCCGGAAGATCGCCTCCATGCCAGCTCCTGCAGCTCCGACATCGAAGCGTGTGGATGGAGTGTGTGTGGAGGAGGCCGGAGACCTGGAGGAGCTCGAGCAGTTCGCCAAAAACTTCAAGCAGAGACGCATCAAACTGGGCTtcacacag ggtgaCGTGGGCCTGGCGATGGGCAAACTCTACGGGAATGACTTCAGTCAGACCACCATCTCCAGGTTCGAGGCTTTGAATCTGAGCTTCAAGAACATGTGCAAGCTGAAGCCGCTGCTGGAGAAATGGCTGACCGACGCAG aGAACATGTCTTCAGACTGTGTGGTGTCCAGCGCCAGTGAGATGTCTCCAGGTCTCAGTGAGAGTCTGAACCGGCGGAGGAAGAAGAGAACCAGCATCGAGACCAGCATCAGAATCGCTTTAGAGAGGAGCTTTCtggag CAGAGCCAGAAGCCGTCCTCGGAGGAGATCACACTGATTGCGGATCAGCTCAGCATGGAGAAGGAGGTGGTGCGTGTGTGGTTCTGCAACCGCCGGCAGAAGGAGAAGCGGATCAATCCACCCAGCAGCAGCGCAGCGTCTCCTGCATCCGCCATCAAGACCATCTACAGCACACAGACTGCAGCG gtgtccAGCGGCTCGAACACACTGACGGTGAATCCTGTGGTTCCTCTGAGCTCCAGCGGCCTCTCGAACCTCACGCTCAGCg GGGGTGCTCTGGGTCATGTGACCTCCAACACGCCCTCAGTCATCTCCATGGCGCCCGCCATCGCCACGCCTGCACCTGCTGTGACCTCGCAGACCCCGAGCTCCTCCGCCTCCGCTGGTAAACAGGAAATACGCGCTGCCACTTCCTCTGCTGCCACACTCACACAGGGGGCGGGGCCGTTGCTGGTGACGGGCGCAGGACTGGGTGGAGCCAATCTGACTACATTCGCTACGGGTTTGAACCCCACCATCATCACACCGTCACAGCTGGCAcaagg ggGGGCGCTGCTGAGCCTGGCTCCTGCTCTGGGAAACACACTGAGTCCTGCGCTGATGAACAATAACGCTCTGGCCACTATTCAGG ctcTTGCGTCAGGCGGTGCTTTCCCCCTGACGTCTATTGATGGGAACACCAGCCTGCTCTTCGCCAACACCAGCGCAGCAAACTCCACCCCCAGCCTGGTGACCACGCCCTTTTTCCTTAATCCATCCGGCCTTTCTTTGCTGCCGGCCAATTTCCTGTCAGCAGGCGGGGCTGGAGGCGGAGCTCTCAACCTGCACCTGACCAGTGATGTGCAGCAGAATCTTGTTGCCACAACGACTAAGGGCGTGGCCCTGGCCTCGAAGGCTCAGTGA
- the pou2f1a gene encoding POU domain, class 2, transcription factor 1a isoform 1 (isoform 1 is encoded by transcript variant 1; The RefSeq protein has 1 substitution, 1 frameshift compared to this genomic sequence) — MESAAQAQTNGVDAQKPSAGAASGAVGGVQALLPQLNLTPAQLLQTQLLAAVQQSAGQQSSTTGASISASAATPITLSQPIQIASPQGLNLPQFVLVQPGHSISTQIQPQFILSPSAQGPTGLLQPQSLLTSLPQSQTTQTSIALTTQEPPRPGRSPPCQAPAAPTPKRVDGVCVEEAGDLEELEQFAKNFKQRRIKLGFTQGDVGLAMGKLYGNDFSQTTISRFEALNLSFKNMCKLKPLLEKWLTDAENMSSDCVVSSASEMSPGLSESLNRRRKKRTSIETSIRIALERSFLEQSQKPSSEEITLIADQLSMEKEVVRVWFCNRRQKEKRINPPSSSAASPASAIKTIYSTQTAAVSSGSNTLTVNPVVPLSSSGLSNLTLSGGALGHVTSNTPSVISMAPAIATPAPAVTSQTPSSSASAGKQEIRAATSSAATLTQGAGPLLVTGAGLGGANLTTFATGLNPTIITPSQLAQGGALLSLAPALGNTLSPALMNNNALATIQALASGGAFPLTSIDGNTSLLFANTSAANSTPSLVTTPFFLNPSGLSLLPANFLSAGGAGGGALNLHLTSDVQQNLVATTTKGVALASKAQ; from the exons ATGGAGAGCGCAGCGCAAG CTCAGACTAACGGTGTGGACGCACAGAAACCCAGTGCAGGTGCAGCATCAGGTGCGGTCGGAGGTGTGCAGGCGCTGCTCCCACAG ctgaaCTTGACTCCAGCGCAGCTGTTGCAGACGCAGCTCCTGGCCGCGGTGCAGCAGTCGGCAGGCCAGCAGAGCAGCACCACTGGAGCCAGTATCTCCGCCTCCGCAGCCACGCCCATCACCCTGTCACAGCCCATTCAGATCGCCTCT ccGCAGGGTCTGAATCTGCCGCAGTTTGTGTTGGTGCAGCCGGGTCACTCCATCAGTACGCAGATTCAGCCGCAGTTCATCCTGTCTCCGTCTGCTCAGGGTCCGACCG GTCTGCTGCAGCCGCAGAGTCTGCTGACGTCTCTACCTCAAAGCCAGACTACACAGACCAGCATCGCCCTCACTACAcagg aGCCACCCCGACCCGGAAGATCGCCTCCATGC GCTCCTGCAGCTCCGACATCGAAGCGTGTGGATGGAGTGTGTGTGGAGGAGGCCGGAGACCTGGAGGAGCTCGAGCAGTTCGCCAAAAACTTCAAGCAGAGACGCATCAAACTGGGCTtcacacag ggtgaCGTGGGCCTGGCGATGGGCAAACTCTACGGGAATGACTTCAGTCAGACCACCATCTCCAGGTTCGAGGCTTTGAATCTGAGCTTCAAGAACATGTGCAAGCTGAAGCCGCTGCTGGAGAAATGGCTGACCGACGCAG aGAACATGTCTTCAGACTGTGTGGTGTCCAGCGCCAGTGAGATGTCTCCAGGTCTCAGTGAGAGTCTGAACCGGCGGAGGAAGAAGAGAACCAGCATCGAGACCAGCATCAGAATCGCTTTAGAGAGGAGCTTTCtggag CAGAGCCAGAAGCCGTCCTCGGAGGAGATCACACTGATTGCGGATCAGCTCAGCATGGAGAAGGAGGTGGTGCGTGTGTGGTTCTGCAACCGCCGGCAGAAGGAGAAGCGGATCAATCCACCCAGCAGCAGCGCAGCGTCTCCTGCATCCGCCATCAAGACCATCTACAGCACACAGACTGCAGCG gtgtccAGCGGCTCGAACACACTGACGGTGAATCCTGTGGTTCCTCTGAGCTCCAGCGGCCTCTCGAACCTCACGCTCAGCg GGGGTGCTCTGGGTCATGTGACCTCCAACACGCCCTCAGTCATCTCCATGGCGCCCGCCATCGCCACGCCTGCACCTGCTGTGACCTCGCAGACCCCGAGCTCCTCCGCCTCCGCTGGTAAACAGGAAATACGCGCTGCCACTTCCTCTGCTGCCACACTCACACAGGGGGCGGGGCCGTTGCTGGTGACGGGCGCAGGACTGGGTGGAGCCAATCTGACTACATTCGCTACGGGTTTGAACCCCACCATCATCACACCGTCACAGCTGGCAcaagg ggGGGCGCTGCTGAGCCTGGCTCCTGCTCTGGGAAACACACTGAGTCCTGCGCTGATGAACAATAACGCTCTGGCCACTATTCAGG ctcTTGCGTCAGGCGGTGCTTTCCCCCTGACGTCTATTGATGGGAACACCAGCCTGCTCTTCGCCAACACCAGCGCAGCAAACTCCACCCCCAGCCTGGTGACCACGCCCTTTTTCCTTAATCCATCCGGCCTTTCTTTGCTGCCGGCCAATTTCCTGTCAGCAGGCGGGGCTGGAGGCGGAGCTCTCAACCTGCACCTGACCAGTGATGTGCAGCAGAATCTTGTTGCCACAACGACTAAGGGCGTGGCCCTGGCCTCGAAGGCTCAGTGA